Genomic DNA from Paenibacillus sp. KS-LC4:
TAAAGACTGAGCTGTTAATAAGTATTCATTCGCAGCCGCTTCATTAACCGTTCGTCGCTCAGCCAGCCAACGTAGGAGCCTAAAGTTTTATATTCCTTATCCATTAATAGGACGCCTAGAAAAGGGTACTGCTTGCGATGTCTGTAGCGGACATCAGACCAACGCACCTCATAGCCCCATTCATGCTCGGTGACATCGGCGCAGGCAAATTTGGTTAAGTACAGGAAGGAGCGAATCGCGGGATCGCTTTTGGATCTGACCGCCGCGGGATGATCGGAGCATTTTACCCTATCGACCCAGCGAAGCGAGCCATTTCGCAAATCGCCAACGGCAAAGCTGCCATCCTTCATTTGCTTGACCACATTCCATATGCTGAGCGATACGGTTGGAATGAGCACATATCCGTCTGCCGATTGATGTTCCTTATCCAAGTCAGGCAGCCTCCGCATAATGCTCCGCTGTGCAATCGTTCGCCATACAAAATAAGCGGCTGTAAACAAATAAAGAATCGGAAAAATAATCGTTGGGCTTATTGCCCCGATAGCCCACAGTAAAATAGCAACAATGTGGGTAATGAAGATCACGGGATCAAAAATGTGTATAATGTTCCATGAAATCCATTTTTCCGTGAAAGGCCGCATCGCTTGTGTGCCATAAGCATTAAATAGATCGCTCAGCACATGGATGCATACGGCGAGAAGCACCCAGCCTCCTACACGGAGCAATGGCAGGCTGCCATGGTAAAACAGTTCCAGCAAGCCGGTAATAACGACGGTCCAAATGGCTATTGCAGGAATCGAGTGTGAAAGTCCGCGATGATTGCGAATATAGCTGGCATTGCCCTTTAGGCGCAGCAGCATATCGGCATCTGGAGCTTGCGAGCCAACAACCGTTCCAATCAAAACTGCCGTATGCAGCGTTGAATCAGCTGCAATTACGGGGTCAATGGTCGCAAGGCCTGCAAGGCCGATGCCTATAACTAAGTGTGTTCCTGTATCCACGGTAGCAACCTCCAGTATCTTCATTCAATCTTCTGTATACGGTAGTATCGACGACCGAGGACTGATTTATGAAGGAGAGTAAAGGAAATGAAAAGGGGCTGTAACGATGTATATTTGCTTTGCGGAATATCGAATTAAAGCAGAAAATAAAAACGAGTATTTACACTTTGTAGAGCAGAAGAAAGCCGCTCATTCTGCACTCCATGTTTATGAAGGAACAGATCAGCCCGAGCTATTCGTTGAGGTTTGGCAGGCGGAAAGCTTGGAGGAGGCGGAGCAAATAAAAGAAGAACGCCTGAATGAGCGTTCTTCTTGGCGCCAGATGGCTGATTGGGTGCCGGGCGGCGCGGCAAAGGTGCATGTGTGGACGTTTAAGCCAATTACCGCTCCATAAAGGCTATTGGCGGCGGTTATTGATACTAGTCGCGGCTTGTGTTTAACGGTGTACTGTTTGTGATCATGCCGCCTTGAAATGGATACTCATAATTGATTGGACCATCAAAGGTGACATAGTCCAGATTGATGGAAAGAAGCAGGTAGCGCATGCCGGTTGTTGGATCGCTAATAATAATGTGGTCGCGACCTGCCGCCTCTATAATGCCGCGGAATGTTTTGGCGTTCCACTCACGGTTGTTTTCATATGTCATGTAGAAGGTGGCCATTTTGCCACGGTTAAGCCGTAAAATGTTTTCTACGTATGATTCCTCTACGATTGGAACGGTAACTACATTGCCGCCTGATGGGGTTACGAAGGAGCCGCTAGGGACGTTAACCGGCATCGGCTGCATCGCTTGCATACCCGCTACCTGCTGCATGGCAGGCATTTGGCCCCCCATCATCGGCTGCATCATTGCTGGCATCGGCATCGGCGTTGGCATTGGCACGGGCTGCCCGCCCATCGGATGAGGATAGCCATAGCCCCCTGTATTTGCTGGATTAACCGCTGTTTTGTAACCATAACCATTCGTCATTTAAAATTCCTCGCTCTCCAAATAAAAAATCATTCGTTACCTTTTCTTTGCCGCTAATATACACTTGGACAATTAGCCTGGGTTGGCACGAAGAAGCAGTGGGCTTTGTAGCGGCCGCTGTTTGACTGATTGTACCAGGTGTCGGGACAGCCAGCAGCGGGGCGGAAAAACCAGAGCGCATTCGACGCTGGATGCTGCCGTTCGCCGCCAATGACGCGCTCGGCGAGCCGGATGTCGCGATCGCGCGCTTTTTGATAGAAATAGCCTTTTTGGGTTGCCTCAAAGCCACCGGGGCTTTGAAACACCATCTGCGGGATGGAGCGAATATTTCTAAAATCGAGGCAATTGCCTAGTACGCGGTTGACGCCAACATTGCCAACCATCAGCATGCCAAGCTCGCCTTCCCCTTCCGCTTCTGCGCGCATCAGTCTAGCCAGCATCTTCGTATCCTCTGCATTTGTCTTGATGACTGCCACGGGCAAGCTCCTTTCAACCCTCAATGATGCTCCGCCGAATAATAGGCGAATGATCATGGGCGTTAAACTACATACTTAGTGTATTGTGAGCCCAGAGAAAGGGTTCCAAAAATATTTTTAGCTTCATCTTGAGTGGCAAATTGATGAACAATAAGCTTGAGCGTTGTCATAACGTGGTTTTTTCTGTATGATTAAGAACGATTGACCAATGAAATGTATGGGCGCTACCTGCGCCTTGTCACATACTCGGGAGGCTCGCTTCGTGTTTAAGGACTTGATAGCATTGACAAAACCAGGTTTGCTTCGGCTCAATATGTTTGCAGCCGTCGGCGGCTTTTGGGTAGCTTCCAAATGGCAAATTGCCTGGTTTGATCTGCTCTGGATGCTGATTGGCTCAACGCTCACGATGGCGTCTGCTTGCGTCATTAATAATTATTGGGATCGTGAGCTGGATCAGAAGATGGAGAGAACGAAAGGACGAGCTTTGCCGACAGGGCGCTTGAAGCCGCTGTTTGTGCTTGGATACGGCCTTGTGCTTGGCATTATTGGGGAATTGGTGCTGTTTATAGCCGTTAATCCGTTGACGGGCTGGTTAGGGCTTTTGGGCTGGTTCGTATATATCGTTATTTATACGATTTGGTTGAAGCGCAGCTCCACTTGGAGTACATCGGTAGGTGGAATTTCGGGAGCGATGCCTCCGGTAATCGGTTATTGCGCAGTCACGAATGAAGTGGATGCAGGAGCTTGGCTCATGTTCGCTTTATTATTTTTATGGCAGCCGGCTCATTTCTGGTCGCTTGGCATTAGACGCGTGGAGGAATATCGCACGGCTGGCTTCCCTCTGCTGCCTGTCGTTAAAGGGATTAGACGCACCAAGCTGCAAATGATTCCTTATGTAGCGCTGCTTATACCTACATGTTATCTCATGTTCCATTATGGCTATACCGGCTATGTCTTTCTAGTGTTGTCGATTGCAGGCAGTGTATTGTGGGCGGTTCACACGATTCGCGGCCTTAGGGCGAAGGATACGGAAAAATGGGCAAAAACGAATTTTCTTATCTCAGTCAACTACTTAATGGTTGTATTCATTGTAATGATCGTTAATACGGTAAGGTGAAACGGCTATCGCCGTCCTTTGGCGGCGCAGCGCGTTTCAATCCGAGAAATATAAGCATATTTATAAGTGCAAAGCTTTTAATTTCTTATAGTTTAAAATAACGTGTCATGTTTGGACAAGCTTCATGGGGGGAATGGGGAAAATGGATTTTCTGAAAAAGCATAGCTTCAAAATTGCGGTGCTGGCACTTTGCTTGGGCATGGGCATATATTTATTAATGACCAATGTTTTTAAACCGGAAAAGCCAATGCCGGTTCTGCAAGAAGCGCCAGCCTTCGAGCTAACGGATTTGGACGGCAATAAAGTGACGAAGGAGTCGACGAACGGCAAAGCAAGATTGGTTTATTTTTATTTTGCCAATTGCCCGGACGTATGTCCGCCAACGACATTCCTACTGTCTCAGGTGCAGGAAGGCTTGGAGAAAGAGGGCATACTTGGAACGGATGCCGAAATGATCTCGATTACATTCGATCCTGAGCGTGATACAACCGAGGTTATTAAGGCGTTCGCGGAGCGAAATTATGCCAAGCTGAATGAAGGCTGGATGTTTTTGCGAGGGGATGATCCGCAGGCGGCCATCAAGCTTGCTCAGGATTTTGGCGCGAGTGCCATTAAGGACAAAGAGGGAACCGGCTTTACACATATGAATGTGATTACTCTGGTGGACAAAACAGGCCAGATTCGCAAGTGGATTGCTGCAAACAATGAGGAATTGACGCCGGAAAGCATCGTTGCTGATATGAAGCGGCTTGCTAAGGAATAGCGATGGCTATCTTTTATCATATTTTATGGAGTAACATTGCGCCGCTTACATTGATGATAGCTATAGGCTTCTCAATGCAGCGGCTTTTTTCTTTAGATATTAAAACCTTGTCCAAGCTGAATTTTTACGTTTTTTCGCCAGCGGTTATTTTTCAGCTGCTGCGTACGACAGAGCTTGAAATGAGCCTTATTTGGAAGGTGCTGCTGTTTGTCGTTATCTTTATGGTGCTGCAAGCTATAGCCGTAGAAATCGTTGTGAAAATGCGAGGGCTTAAGGGAGGCATGCGCGGCTCCATGCGTAACAGCGTGCTATTCTATAATAGCGCTAATTACGGCATACCGCTTAATCAACTGGCGTTTGCCGGAAACCCGATGACGCTGGCGGTACAAATATTAGTCATGACGACGCAGTCCTTTTTGCCGAATACGTATGGCATCTACAGCGTGAACGCTCATAAGCTGTCCTTGCGCGATACGCTGAAGACGATTTTCTCCATGCCGATCATTTATGTCATTCCGCTCGCATTTCTGCTGAAAGGGCTTGACGTAGAGCTGCCGCAGCCGCTGCAAATGCCGATTGAATATTTGGCAAATGCGTTTATTGGAACGGCCCTCATTACGCTCGGCGTCCAGCTAGGCAGCATGAAATGGCAATTCGACAAGCGTCTGCTTGGCAATGTGCTGCTGTCGAACGGGCTTCGCTTGATTGGAGGCCCGCTGCTCGCAGCTCTTGCTATTTGGTTGATCAGCGCCACAGGGCTGTTCGTATTCGATAAGCTGACGACGGCGGCGCTAATCGTGTCAGCCTCGGTGCCTACCTCGCTTAGCAGCGTGCTGCTGGCGGTGGAGTTCGACAATGAGCCGGAGTTTGCTTCTCAGGCGGTGTTTTTGTCAACGGTGCTGAGCATTGTGACGGTATCGTTCGTTATTTTCATCCTTCATATTTAATCTTTTGGAGCAGGAGCGGGAGGAGGGTACAGAATATGTTCCTCTAATCCCGCTTTTTCCAATTGGGCGATGACATATTCCTCGGGAGTATGCTCTACGCCCGAATAACCGCGCCTCGTATAAATATGCTCGGCATCTGGAAACACATCGCGCAGCATGCCCCGAATGCGTTTGCCGGATGAATCATTGTCTGTGAAAATATAAACGTGACGCTCGGCGATTTGCCTCTTCAGCTTCTCAAGCTGCTCGGTTCCGGGAGTTCCGTATGTACAATAGATCGGAATGCTTTCGTCCAGCACGCGCCTGACGCGGCTTTTATCATTTTTACCTTCTACAATAATCGCAATGTCCATCATGCTGATCACCTTGTTTTTTTTCTATAGTTTATCAAATTACAAGGGGAAAAGCTTGCAGCCATTATGCCATTATGCAGTAAAATGGGTTTGCGTTACAAGCGGGCTGCGACGGTGGAAAGGGAGAATCGACACAGCGAGCATCAAAACGAGAAAGGCGATATAATACGGCGACATATAGCTGCGCAATTGACCGGCAAGCATCGGACCGAGGAAGGCGCCAATCGAATAGGCAATGGATAGGGTGGAAAAGGTGCGGCCGTAGCGTGCGCCTCCACTTAGCTCAATAAGCAAGATTGAAATGGCGGGAATGACGATACCTTTTGCCATGCCTACCATCAGCAGCATAACGGCGAAGGGCAGCGGCGAATCAGCGGCGATGCTGAAATAAATCAAAGCCAGCGCGAGCGCTCCCCACAGCGTACGGCGATAGGCGGAGAAGCGGTTGAGAAACAGCATGCTGAGCGTAATGAGAGCGCCGAGGCTGACAACTGAAAAAAGCAAGCCCGTCGTCAGCATGCCAGCGGTCGTTGTCGCCATGAGCGGCAGCTCGAAGGAGAGTATGCCCTGTGCGCAGCTGATGCCAACCGGCAATATATAAATGAGCCAAGATACGGACTTCGAATCGGCAGCCGCCGGGAAAGCCAGCTTTTGGGGCTGAACGCCGGCAGGAGTGGCAGGGACGTCAGCTGCCGGGATATCGCGGATGAAAAACAGCGCGCATATCGCAGTTACGATTAAAATCCAGCCCAGCATATAAAAAGCGGTGGTGAAGCCGATTTTGGCTACCATATAAGCGCCGGCTGCTGGTGAAATGACGGTCGCCAGCGTATGTACGAGCCCGTTGCCGGCCATAAGCTTGCCCTGCTCGGTACGGTTGCTCGTCATCCGAGCAAGCAAAGCCAGACATGCCGGTGAGAGGAAGGCGAGCACGAAGCCGCTGATAGAGCGAAGGACAAGCAGCTGCCAAGGATTCGTCACCCCCGCTTGAAATAAGAGGATGATCCCTGCTCCAAGCAAGCTGAAGACGATAAACAGCCTGCTGCCAAAGCGATCAACGCCATAGCCGGCAATAAGGTTGCCGGGCAGATGCGTAATCGAGTACATGCCCATCATCAGCCCGATGAACGAGGGCGCTGCGCCAAGCGAAATGGCGAAAGGCGTCAAAATTGGATATTGCGCATGCAAATCAAAAAAAGCGACGAACAGAAAAAAATAGAGCCAGATGGCGGTTTTCATCAGGCTTCACCTCCAAATTGTAATCAGCCTAACGGGGAGCATATGGATGGCGGCAGCGCGGGTTCCATTCATAGGCCATGCCCCTCGGCCATATAAATTACTTGTACGCCAAGGTCGGACAGGATATGTCTGTATAAAGCGGGATGCCTAGCGTTTACGCTGGATTCCAGCTGGGGTATAATGTTTGATAATAGCAGTGTCCGCACGTTATAATAGGAGGGGTCAGGTTGGAGTTTCTGGATTTTACAAGTTATGACTGGAATACTTGGAGCGATTTTCTGAAGGAGCATTGGTTTGTGCTCGCGATTGCGCTTGTTGTGCTGCTGCTTGTTATCCGTATCGTCAAAACCGTTGTCAAATGGGCCTTAGTCGCCGTTATCGTGTTTGGCGTTATCGTCTATAGCGGCTATACGATGGAGGATTTGAAGGCATTTGGCACGAAGCTGGAGGAAACAACAGGAAGCCTTAAGCAGGAAGCCATCTCAGCTATGATTGGTGAAGCGAAGAACGCCAAGTTTACGACGAATAAAGACGGCTCCTATACCGTCGCAACAGATAGCGTAGCGCTGACTGGGGTTCCGGGTACGAATGAGGTTTCCGTATCTTACCGTGGAAACGATTTATTCAAAATGCAAATTGACGAGACGATACAATCCATTATTAATCAGGCCAAACAAAACAAACCATAAGCACTTTTACTAAAATATTGTTTTAGCAATGAATGAGGGGGATTACGGGAATGACGGAATGGATTCAGGCAGGCAGCCAAAGCATGATGGAGCCTGTCACTGCTGCCGTTCTCCTGGTGCTCCTTGTCTCACTCATTCAGGGATTGATTAGGGGCGCATCGGGATCGGCGAGGCGCCTTTTCTTTTTTGTGTGGGAAAGCATCGTCATCGTCGCTTGTCTTGTCCTCGCCTCGCATTGGGCGGGCAAGCTTTCGCCCGTTGCAGCGGATATGCTGAGGAAGCATGTTATCGTCCCTAGCAGAGCGCTGGGGCCGATTGAGCAGGCATGGTACACACTGATAACGAGCATAAGGGATTTTGCGCTGCTGCGTTATGTGCTGCTCTTTCTAGTCATTTATATGCTGCTGCGAGTTGCTGCCTCCGGGCTTAACCCATTGTTTGAGCTCTTATTTAGACGAAAGGCTCATGTAGACGGAGATGGCCGCCAGCAGGAGCGACGGATGACTCTCCCAAGACAGCGGGCGGCAAGCCGCGCTTTTGGGGCATTGTTAGGCGGTATCCATGGAGCAGGCCGAGCCTTCATTTTCCTTGCTGTGCTGTTCGTGTACGTGTCCTTGCTGCCGAGTGGCGTTGGAGCACAGATGATCAAGCAGTCGCCGCTGTATACGCAGGCTGCTGTATTGCTGGAACCGGTGGCGGGGGATATGCTCGCTGGACGCGGTCCTGTGTTAGCCGAAGCGATGCAGGCAGAATTCCAAAATATTTTACAGCGAAAATATGAAGTGATTGATTATGCTATACCAGCAAGCATTGAGCAGGCGGCGGTGCAGATCGTCAAGGATGCAAAAACGGATGAAGAGAAGGCAAGAGCGCTATATGAGTGGTTAGGAACGCGAATTGCGTATGATTGGGACAAGGCGCGCCAATACGAGGAGCAGGGCATTTGGCAGGAGCAATCTCCGCAAAACACATTTGATACGCGAAAAGGTGTTTGCATTGATGTTGCGAGATTGTATGACATGATGGCGCGAGCGGTAGACGTCGAGGTGCGGGTCGTAACGGGGCTTGGCGCAGATGGGAAGGGCGGCTATGGCCCCCATGCGTGGAATGAAGTGCGTATAGATGGAAAATGGCTGCCGCTTGATGCAACTTGGGCTTCATCGGGCAATTGGTTCAATTCGCCTGATTTTGAGCAGACGCATATTCGGGATAAGCAGCTAAGTATTTAATTCAATTATTCATTTTATATACTTAATTTATATTTGAGGTGAGCAGGTTGACGGATGATCCACAGAAAAGGGAAATTAACAATAAACGCCATTTTTCCTTTCGCCTGAACTTATTTTTCTTTATCGTTTTCGGTTTGTTCAGCGTACTGATTATTCAATTGGCTATTTTGCAGTTTGTTGAAGGTCCGACGCTTAGCGCGGCAGGCAGCAAGAAAAGCACGCGAAATGTGAAGATCGCGCCGATTCGCGGCAATATTTATGATTCTGAAGGCAAGGCCATTGCGTATTCGACCTCAACGCAGTCGCTTTATTTCAGCATACCGCCCAATTATAAGACGGAGGAACTGAAGAAGCTGGCTACAGAGGAAGCGACCAGACTTGTAGAGGTGTTTGATAAATACGGAGACCCCGCCCTGAAAATGACGGTGGAAGATGTCATTATGCAGATGGATTTAGGATTCAGGCTCAATACCATTTCAACGCCAAGACGTATAAAGACAGGACTGACAAATGAGGAAATCGCTTATTTTCTCGGCAACAAGAGCAGCTTTGTTGGCTTAGATATTATGGAAGAGAGTGTGCGTCACTATAGTCAGGATACGACGGCGGTTCAGCTCGTCGGATACTTGAAAAAATATAAAGGTGTACGCGAAAACTTGGATTTTTATGGAGAAAAGGCGCAGGAAAAAGACCCTCAGCTCCAATACTTGGAGGATGAAGAGGTAGGATTTGACGGCCTTGAGCTATTATATCAAGATATTTTACGTGGTAAAAACGGGCTGAAAAGCTATCCGGTCAACAATCAGGAGGTTATTGTAGGCCCTGTACAAATTACGAATCCGGAAAAAGGCGATGACCTCTATCTGACGATTAATCGAGGTGTTCAGCAAACAACAGAGCAGGCGATTATGGATCAGATTAAGAAAATCAGTACCTCATCCATATCTGCTGAACGTGCGCCTTATGCAAAAATTGGTTTTGCAGTAGCGATGGAGGTAGAGACCGGTAAAGTAATTGCAATGGCCAGTATGCCGGACTATGATCCGAATATTTGGGCGGGCGGCAGCATTAGCCAGAAGGATTATGACAACATTGAGAATGTCGTTAATAATGGAACCATTACAGAGATATATCCGAAATATGATTCGGATGAGGAGCGTAAAAGCCATCCCTCTTCACTCGTTCCACCGGGATCGACGCTTAAGCCGCTTTCCGTTTTGATTGGTTTAAATGAGGGTTTGTTTACAACAGAGTCTATTTACAACGATACGGGTTTATTTACTTTTGGTAAAGCAGGGCATGAGGTACCCATTCGAAATGCTGGTGGACACGTCTATGGGGCGCTTGATCCTGCTAAAGCTATTGAGAAATCCTCCAATCCCTTTATGGCGGCGATGATTGGCAGCAGGCTGAACCAAAAATATCCGGGTATTGAGGGTATTGATATTTGGGACAAATACATGAAGGAATTTGGCCTGGGTGTATCAACAGAAAGTGGACTTCGCATGGAGAAAAAAGGCAGCGTCGATTATTACCATGAGTTTGAGACGGCAAGTGCGCAATCCGCGCTCATTCGTGCCTCGTTCGGTCAACAGGCTCGTTATACAGCCTTGCAGCTGGCACAGTATGTTACGATGCTTGCTAATCATGGCAAGCGGATGAAGCCGCAATTTGTCAATGAGATTAAAGATTCCGAAGGCAATGTGGTGCAAGCCTTTGAGCCCGTGGTGCTCAATACAGTCGAATTTCCTGATGCTTATTGGAAAGAAATAGAAAAAGGCATGGGCAAGGTCGGCGTGCAAGGCTTCGATGGCGTAAGCTATACCTTTAATCGTAAAACAGGGACAGCACAATCGTCCGTTAAAGGCAGAACGGCGGATAACGGTGTATTTATCGCTTATGCCCCTGCTGACAAACCGAAGCTTGCAGTTGCCGTCATTATGCCGGACGGCGGTTTTGGCGGCTGGGCGGCAGCGCCGGTTGCCCGTAAAATTTTTGACGCTTATGATTATGAGATTGGCCTGAATGGTGTTCCGGGGAAGGCAAAGGATGCCGTGGCTTCGACAGATACAAATGCTGCCGGAACGGAAGCAACGGTGCAATAACACGCCCCAGTTAAATCGTCTATTTTTCAAGACCTTTTCAACAGCGCTGCTGATTGGAGAGGTCTTTTTTTAAAATAAATGTTGCACTAGAGAAACTTTTTTGTATAATATAAACAAAGAGGCGCTTAGCTAACTTACATTCGCATAGGCAAAATAAATCATTGCACTGAAAACAAATAGATGGGCAGGGGATTGGACTAATGAAGAAGCAGCGTAAAATGAATTCGGCGTTGAAGCGGTTAATTATGACGTTAATGTTTTTGGCATTATCCGCAGTTGTATTAGCAGGATGTGCAAGCGGCAGCGGCAGTGAGACGGCAAACGGAGATGGAAAACTAAAAATCACGGCGACGACCGGAATGATTGCTAATGTGGCGGCAGAGGTCGGAGGAGACGACGTTGTTGTAACAGGACTTATGGGGTCGGGTATCGACCCCCATTTATACAAAGCATCGCAGGGTGATGTAAAAAAGCTGGATCAGGCTGATATTATTTTTTATAACGGCTTGCACCTGGAAGGGAAAATGGGAGAGATGTTCGAGAAGCTGGAGAAGCTGAAGCCAACAGTAGCTGTCTCCTCGCAAATTCCACAATCGGAGCTTCATGGTAATCCAAACGGCGACTCCACTACCCATGATCCGCATATCTGGTTCAATGTTAAGCTGTGGATGTCTGCCACCGAGGTTATACGCGACACGCTAATGGAGAAGGACCCAGCGAACGAGGCGGGCTACAAGGAACGGGCGGAGGCTTACCTGGCGAAGCTTGAGGAGCTTGATCAATATGCAAGAGAGCAAATGGCCACGATTCCTGAAAAAGGAAGAATTCTCGTAACGGCGCATGACGCCTTCGGATATTTTGGCGCAGCTTATGGTCTAGAGGTCACAGGCTTGCAGGGAATGAATACGATGTCTGAGTATGGGTCGAAGGATGTAAGCGAGCTGCGAGATTTTCTCGTCGAAAAACAAATCAAAGCGGTGTTCATTGAATCCAGCGTGCCGCGCAAATCCATTGATTCCGTTATCGAGGGTGCTCAAAAATTGGGGCATGTTGTGACAATCGGCGGCGAATTGTTTTCTGACGCGATGGGCGATCCAGGCACGGTGGAAGGTACTTATATCGGTATGGTTAAACATAATGTAGATACAATTGTAAATGCACTCAAATAACAAGACGCAGTGAGAGGCGATGGCTACTATGAAAAATCATTTAAAAACGGCAGCTCCTTTGACAATTGAAGGCTTAAGCGTAGCTTACCAGAAAAAACCGGTGCTGCGCAGCGTATCTTTCTCGGTAGAGGAAGGGGAGCTGATCGGGGTAATCGGACCCAACGGAGCGGGCAAGTCTACGCTGATGAAGGCGGCGCTCGGCCTCATTCCTCGCCTTAGCGGGGAAGTGCTGATCTATGGCAAGCCGTATCGCCAGCAGCGCAGGCTGATCGGATATGTGCCGCAGCGCGAGTCGGTGGATTGGGATTTCCCAACGAATGCGCTGGATGTCGTCATGATGGGCCGTTACGGCCATCTGGGCCTGTTCGGCCGCCCGGGAGCAAAGGAACGCAGGCTTGCGATGGAATGCTTGGCGAAGGTCGGCATGGCTGATTTCGCCACAAGGCAAATCAGTCAGCTGTCCGGCGGCCAGCAGCAGCGGGTATTTCTGGCGCGGGCGCTCGTGCAGGACGCGAAGCTGTATTTCATGGATGAGCCATTCGCAGGTGTCGATGCTGCAACCGAGAAGGCGATTATTACGCTGCTCCAAGAGCTGAAGCGGCAGGGGAAAACGGTCATCGTCGTCCATCATGATTTGGCGACGGTCGAGGAATATTTTGATTCTGTGCTGCTGCTCAATGTAGAGCTTCAGGCATTTGGCAAGACCGAGCAAGTATTTACACAGCAAATGCTCCAGCAAACCTATGGCGGACGGCTTGCCTTTCTAGAGCGTGGCGGAAATGCCCGGCTTGCTGTCACGAAGGGGTGAGGCTGAGATGGAAACGTTGTGGAGACTGCTTCAAGATCCGAACATGCAATGGATTTTTCTAAGCTGCACGCTGCTTGGCTTAAGCAGCGGCGTCATCGGCAGCTTCTCCTATTTGCGCAAGCAAAGCCTGATGGGTGATACGCTGGCTCATGCGGCGCTGCCCGGCATTTGTA
This window encodes:
- a CDS encoding metal-dependent hydrolase, with protein sequence MDTGTHLVIGIGLAGLATIDPVIAADSTLHTAVLIGTVVGSQAPDADMLLRLKGNASYIRNHRGLSHSIPAIAIWTVVITGLLELFYHGSLPLLRVGGWVLLAVCIHVLSDLFNAYGTQAMRPFTEKWISWNIIHIFDPVIFITHIVAILLWAIGAISPTIIFPILYLFTAAYFVWRTIAQRSIMRRLPDLDKEHQSADGYVLIPTVSLSIWNVVKQMKDGSFAVGDLRNGSLRWVDRVKCSDHPAAVRSKSDPAIRSFLYLTKFACADVTEHEWGYEVRWSDVRYRHRKQYPFLGVLLMDKEYKTLGSYVGWLSDERLMKRLRMNTY
- the gerQ gene encoding spore coat protein GerQ; amino-acid sequence: MTNGYGYKTAVNPANTGGYGYPHPMGGQPVPMPTPMPMPAMMQPMMGGQMPAMQQVAGMQAMQPMPVNVPSGSFVTPSGGNVVTVPIVEESYVENILRLNRGKMATFYMTYENNREWNAKTFRGIIEAAGRDHIIISDPTTGMRYLLLSINLDYVTFDGPINYEYPFQGGMITNSTPLNTSRD
- a CDS encoding cell wall hydrolase — protein: MAVIKTNAEDTKMLARLMRAEAEGEGELGMLMVGNVGVNRVLGNCLDFRNIRSIPQMVFQSPGGFEATQKGYFYQKARDRDIRLAERVIGGERQHPASNALWFFRPAAGCPDTWYNQSNSGRYKAHCFFVPTQANCPSVY
- the cyoE gene encoding heme o synthase, which produces MFKDLIALTKPGLLRLNMFAAVGGFWVASKWQIAWFDLLWMLIGSTLTMASACVINNYWDRELDQKMERTKGRALPTGRLKPLFVLGYGLVLGIIGELVLFIAVNPLTGWLGLLGWFVYIVIYTIWLKRSSTWSTSVGGISGAMPPVIGYCAVTNEVDAGAWLMFALLFLWQPAHFWSLGIRRVEEYRTAGFPLLPVVKGIRRTKLQMIPYVALLIPTCYLMFHYGYTGYVFLVLSIAGSVLWAVHTIRGLRAKDTEKWAKTNFLISVNYLMVVFIVMIVNTVR
- a CDS encoding SCO family protein, with product MDFLKKHSFKIAVLALCLGMGIYLLMTNVFKPEKPMPVLQEAPAFELTDLDGNKVTKESTNGKARLVYFYFANCPDVCPPTTFLLSQVQEGLEKEGILGTDAEMISITFDPERDTTEVIKAFAERNYAKLNEGWMFLRGDDPQAAIKLAQDFGASAIKDKEGTGFTHMNVITLVDKTGQIRKWIAANNEELTPESIVADMKRLAKE
- a CDS encoding AEC family transporter gives rise to the protein MAIFYHILWSNIAPLTLMIAIGFSMQRLFSLDIKTLSKLNFYVFSPAVIFQLLRTTELEMSLIWKVLLFVVIFMVLQAIAVEIVVKMRGLKGGMRGSMRNSVLFYNSANYGIPLNQLAFAGNPMTLAVQILVMTTQSFLPNTYGIYSVNAHKLSLRDTLKTIFSMPIIYVIPLAFLLKGLDVELPQPLQMPIEYLANAFIGTALITLGVQLGSMKWQFDKRLLGNVLLSNGLRLIGGPLLAALAIWLISATGLFVFDKLTTAALIVSASVPTSLSSVLLAVEFDNEPEFASQAVFLSTVLSIVTVSFVIFILHI
- a CDS encoding toprim domain-containing protein, whose protein sequence is MDIAIIVEGKNDKSRVRRVLDESIPIYCTYGTPGTEQLEKLKRQIAERHVYIFTDNDSSGKRIRGMLRDVFPDAEHIYTRRGYSGVEHTPEEYVIAQLEKAGLEEHILYPPPAPAPKD
- a CDS encoding MFS transporter, whose translation is MKTAIWLYFFLFVAFFDLHAQYPILTPFAISLGAAPSFIGLMMGMYSITHLPGNLIAGYGVDRFGSRLFIVFSLLGAGIILLFQAGVTNPWQLLVLRSISGFVLAFLSPACLALLARMTSNRTEQGKLMAGNGLVHTLATVISPAAGAYMVAKIGFTTAFYMLGWILIVTAICALFFIRDIPAADVPATPAGVQPQKLAFPAAADSKSVSWLIYILPVGISCAQGILSFELPLMATTTAGMLTTGLLFSVVSLGALITLSMLFLNRFSAYRRTLWGALALALIYFSIAADSPLPFAVMLLMVGMAKGIVIPAISILLIELSGGARYGRTFSTLSIAYSIGAFLGPMLAGQLRSYMSPYYIAFLVLMLAVSILPFHRRSPLVTQTHFTA
- a CDS encoding transglutaminase-like domain-containing protein, whose protein sequence is MTEWIQAGSQSMMEPVTAAVLLVLLVSLIQGLIRGASGSARRLFFFVWESIVIVACLVLASHWAGKLSPVAADMLRKHVIVPSRALGPIEQAWYTLITSIRDFALLRYVLLFLVIYMLLRVAASGLNPLFELLFRRKAHVDGDGRQQERRMTLPRQRAASRAFGALLGGIHGAGRAFIFLAVLFVYVSLLPSGVGAQMIKQSPLYTQAAVLLEPVAGDMLAGRGPVLAEAMQAEFQNILQRKYEVIDYAIPASIEQAAVQIVKDAKTDEEKARALYEWLGTRIAYDWDKARQYEEQGIWQEQSPQNTFDTRKGVCIDVARLYDMMARAVDVEVRVVTGLGADGKGGYGPHAWNEVRIDGKWLPLDATWASSGNWFNSPDFEQTHIRDKQLSI